A portion of the Marinobacter alexandrii genome contains these proteins:
- the cysQ gene encoding 3'(2'),5'-bisphosphate nucleotidase CysQ, whose amino-acid sequence MKVDLQNLLEVAKESALAAGEEILRIYKSGNFSVEVKSDDSPLTKADKAAHNKIVSILEKTKIPILSEEGRDIPYLERSKWEYFWMIDPLDGTKEFIKKNGEFTVNIALIHAGKAILGVVYPPVIGELYWAIERNGAYKERNNVVSRLSTTKKELKESGVRVVASRSHMNEETEKYLGKFKDADIVSKGSSLKFLLVASGEADVYPRFAPTMEWDTAAAHAIVSEAGGQVVLEDGITPLTYNKQNLLNTSFIALPS is encoded by the coding sequence ATGAAGGTTGACTTACAAAACCTTCTCGAGGTAGCAAAAGAATCTGCACTTGCGGCTGGAGAAGAAATCCTTAGGATTTACAAATCTGGAAATTTTTCTGTTGAAGTAAAATCGGATGACTCGCCTTTAACCAAGGCAGATAAAGCAGCACATAATAAAATTGTTTCAATACTCGAGAAAACTAAGATCCCTATTCTGAGTGAAGAAGGCAGAGATATCCCTTATTTGGAAAGGTCAAAATGGGAATATTTTTGGATGATAGACCCTTTGGATGGAACAAAAGAATTCATTAAAAAGAATGGTGAATTCACAGTCAATATTGCTTTGATACATGCTGGTAAAGCAATACTGGGTGTTGTATATCCACCCGTGATCGGAGAATTATACTGGGCAATTGAGCGAAATGGTGCTTATAAAGAAAGAAATAATGTTGTAAGTAGATTAAGTACAACTAAAAAGGAACTTAAAGAGTCAGGGGTTAGGGTGGTCGCTTCTAGATCTCACATGAATGAAGAAACTGAAAAGTACTTAGGCAAGTTCAAAGACGCAGATATTGTGTCAAAGGGGAGCTCATTGAAATTCCTTTTGGTGGCATCAGGAGAAGCGGATGTTTATCCTCGTTTTGCACCTACAATGGAGTGGGATACCGCTGCTGCCCATGCTATAGTTTCTGAAGCTGGGGGTCAAGTAGTACTTGAAGATGGTATAACTCCATTAACCTACAATAAACAGAACTTATTAAATACATCCTTTATAGCTTTGCCCTCTTAA
- a CDS encoding SLBB domain-containing protein encodes MKFLKYCLILISLVCAVQGLAQDPSDFSPSDLNSVNIDELTDEQVQGFLDKAKESGLTLEQLELVAKQKGMSSSQLSKLRNRIQQLQFVTNSESAITVPSSRLRESNQDQNDEYSFFTFLNNPDSINTNELEIFGMNIFKTADMTFEPSLNVATPESYVLGAGDEIIIDVYGASEITYQEVISPDGTILITSVGPISLTGISIKESKNRIFNKLSSIYSGLRGRNPNTFIQVSLGQVRSIKVNVVGNVVQPGTYEMSSFSTAFNALYFAGGPSENGSLREIEIVRKGKKIAVLDVYKYLFEGDDNQNPQLLDQDVIIIKPYLNRVKLAGNVKQPAIYELKDDETVAYLFNFSGGFHNNAFKEFITIDRVGEKEREVATIESSEFTSEQVIDGDSIFVTRILDTYANRVKIDGAVNRPGYYEITPNLMLSNLIEKANGLREDAYLQRGNIIRLSQTLTLKNISFDVHEIVNGIQDIVLSPDDIIKISSIFDLTEQRVITIDGQVRNPGEFPYIDSMTVEDLVSISGGLKEDASTTTVEVARRLSTDEDLTKSSKIFTFQINGDLTIDDEASSFMLQAFDLVLIKSTPFVRQHKIVRIEGEVNFPGFYALETNEDQISDLIMRAGGLTKYGYPEGASLIRRTEYYRTLFEKEEFQALLNSRREELEEKFIKDNPNGIENYKLVEEQLLEYEKELTEAFKIEESTDELEARIFRAQQLRKLLVRDSVSGSEELIEQQAIGIELDKILDQPKSKYDLILKDGDLISVPKQLETVRVQGEVLYPNTVRFQDGISFKNYVSASGGFSSKAKVGKSYIVYANGSARRTKNFLFFRNFPKVKPGADIIVPQREPRRKLSPQEILGIGSSLATMALIIDRLSN; translated from the coding sequence ATGAAATTTCTAAAGTATTGTTTGATATTGATATCTCTTGTATGTGCAGTACAAGGGTTAGCGCAAGACCCCAGTGATTTTTCTCCCAGCGATTTGAACTCTGTTAACATAGATGAATTAACAGACGAGCAAGTGCAAGGTTTCCTCGACAAAGCAAAGGAAAGTGGCCTTACACTAGAGCAACTTGAATTGGTAGCAAAGCAAAAAGGAATGTCAAGCTCGCAACTATCTAAACTAAGAAATAGGATACAACAATTACAGTTTGTGACTAATAGCGAGTCAGCAATTACTGTACCTTCAAGTAGACTAAGGGAATCTAATCAAGATCAGAACGACGAATATTCTTTTTTTACGTTCCTGAATAATCCAGATTCAATAAACACAAATGAGTTGGAAATTTTTGGAATGAATATTTTCAAAACCGCAGATATGACTTTTGAACCTTCGCTAAATGTGGCTACCCCAGAGAGCTATGTATTGGGTGCTGGTGATGAAATCATAATTGATGTCTATGGTGCGTCAGAAATCACGTATCAGGAGGTCATAAGCCCTGATGGCACTATTTTGATCACTAGTGTCGGGCCAATCAGCCTTACGGGAATTAGCATTAAAGAATCAAAAAATCGTATTTTTAATAAGCTATCATCTATCTACTCCGGATTAAGAGGAAGAAATCCTAACACCTTTATTCAAGTGTCTCTTGGTCAAGTAAGGTCCATCAAGGTTAATGTGGTAGGTAATGTTGTACAGCCAGGAACATATGAGATGTCGTCTTTTTCTACTGCATTTAATGCTCTTTACTTTGCAGGAGGACCATCAGAAAATGGATCACTAAGAGAAATTGAAATTGTAAGAAAAGGGAAGAAAATTGCGGTACTAGACGTATATAAATACCTGTTTGAAGGAGATGATAATCAAAATCCGCAACTTTTAGATCAAGATGTAATCATTATTAAACCATACCTCAATAGGGTAAAATTAGCTGGAAATGTCAAACAACCCGCAATATATGAGTTGAAGGATGACGAGACTGTTGCTTACTTATTCAACTTTTCTGGAGGATTTCATAATAACGCATTCAAAGAATTCATTACCATTGACCGAGTTGGAGAAAAAGAAAGAGAAGTTGCAACTATTGAAAGCTCAGAATTTACATCAGAACAAGTGATAGATGGAGATTCAATATTTGTGACAAGAATCTTAGATACATACGCCAATAGAGTAAAAATAGATGGCGCTGTAAATCGTCCGGGATACTATGAAATAACTCCTAATCTCATGCTATCGAATCTAATTGAAAAAGCAAATGGTTTAAGAGAAGATGCGTATCTTCAAAGAGGTAATATTATACGTTTATCCCAAACACTTACTCTTAAAAATATCTCTTTTGATGTGCATGAAATAGTTAACGGAATTCAAGATATTGTTTTAAGTCCAGATGATATTATTAAAATATCATCAATTTTTGATCTAACAGAACAGCGCGTTATCACTATTGATGGTCAGGTTAGAAATCCTGGAGAATTTCCTTATATAGATTCTATGACTGTGGAAGATTTAGTGAGTATTTCTGGCGGCTTGAAAGAAGATGCAAGTACTACGACCGTGGAGGTAGCTAGACGACTATCTACAGATGAGGATTTAACCAAATCTTCGAAAATCTTTACTTTTCAAATCAATGGTGACTTGACCATCGATGATGAGGCATCAAGCTTTATGTTACAAGCTTTTGATTTAGTCCTGATTAAATCGACTCCATTTGTGAGGCAACACAAGATAGTTAGAATAGAAGGCGAAGTTAATTTTCCGGGATTCTATGCCTTAGAAACCAATGAAGACCAAATTTCAGATTTGATAATGAGGGCTGGAGGATTGACCAAATATGGTTATCCAGAGGGCGCATCACTTATACGAAGAACTGAGTATTATCGAACTCTATTTGAAAAAGAGGAATTTCAGGCACTTTTGAATTCTAGAAGAGAAGAGCTAGAAGAGAAATTCATCAAAGACAATCCCAATGGCATTGAAAACTACAAGCTCGTTGAAGAGCAGCTTCTAGAATATGAAAAAGAATTGACTGAAGCTTTCAAGATTGAGGAGTCAACAGATGAGCTAGAAGCTCGAATTTTTAGAGCACAACAACTTAGAAAACTTTTGGTTAGGGATTCAGTCTCTGGGTCTGAAGAATTGATCGAACAGCAAGCTATAGGAATTGAGCTTGATAAGATTCTCGACCAGCCAAAATCTAAATATGATTTAATTTTAAAAGATGGAGATTTGATTAGTGTTCCTAAACAGCTGGAAACTGTGAGAGTTCAAGGAGAAGTGCTTTATCCTAATACGGTCCGATTTCAAGATGGAATATCATTTAAAAATTACGTTTCCGCATCAGGTGGTTTTTCTTCAAAGGCGAAAGTTGGAAAATCCTACATTGTATATGCAAATGGATCTGCTAGACGTACGAAAAATTTTCTGTTTTTCCGAAACTTCCCAAAAGTTAAGCCAGGTGCAGATATTATTGTTCCACAACGAGAGCCAAGAAGAAAGTTAAGTCCTCAGGAAATTCTTGGGATAGGTTCATCTCTGGCAACAATGGCATTGATAATTGATAGACTAAGCAATTAA
- a CDS encoding Wzz/FepE/Etk N-terminal domain-containing protein, which translates to MNQQKEDISISLRLLISVIFKNWVKILIVSLVFAIAAILLSYAWPKEFESNVLLLPESNSSGLDIGSLSGLAGLAGINIGNLETTQGISVKVYSKIVSSTELNHTLLYSSIDLLSSNDSITVKKYLEGLKKSPLDFVLGFVETIRSLARPNVSGEGVSEKIIEEYLILSQQEYSLIEELKDRIAISYSPLDGVFNIKIKMQDRIVATQILDITIQELEKKLIDYKINKEKHNAEFIMERMNEAEINLNRKMEKLASFIDQNKNRIDQGHLLQEDFLRSEYNLALEIYSSMANQYAQALIKIEESKPEFVYLDAIQVPVRRSSPRRIFAGISFFLFGAIISVLLLLIRNYKDVLI; encoded by the coding sequence GTGAATCAGCAAAAGGAGGATATATCTATTTCATTGAGATTGCTAATTTCAGTAATTTTTAAAAATTGGGTTAAAATATTAATTGTATCCCTAGTATTCGCAATAGCTGCAATCTTGCTTTCATATGCTTGGCCAAAAGAGTTTGAAAGTAATGTTCTACTGCTGCCCGAAAGTAATTCTAGTGGATTGGATATTGGTAGTTTGTCTGGGTTGGCAGGATTGGCAGGAATTAATATTGGAAATCTAGAGACTACACAAGGGATATCGGTGAAGGTATATTCTAAGATTGTTAGTTCAACTGAATTAAACCATACCTTATTGTACTCTAGTATTGATTTACTAAGTTCAAATGACAGCATAACAGTAAAAAAGTATTTAGAAGGTTTAAAAAAATCACCTCTCGATTTTGTGTTAGGCTTTGTAGAAACAATTAGATCCTTGGCTAGACCAAATGTTTCTGGTGAGGGTGTAAGTGAAAAAATCATAGAAGAATATCTTATTCTCTCTCAGCAAGAATACTCATTGATTGAAGAGTTAAAAGACAGGATAGCAATTTCCTATAGTCCTTTAGATGGAGTGTTTAATATCAAGATAAAGATGCAAGATAGGATTGTGGCAACTCAAATATTGGATATTACCATTCAAGAACTAGAAAAAAAATTGATTGATTATAAGATAAATAAAGAAAAACATAATGCGGAGTTTATAATGGAGAGAATGAATGAGGCGGAGATAAATCTCAATAGGAAGATGGAAAAACTAGCCAGTTTTATTGATCAAAACAAGAATAGAATTGATCAAGGTCATTTACTTCAAGAAGACTTTCTGCGTTCTGAATATAATCTTGCTTTAGAAATCTATTCATCTATGGCAAATCAATATGCTCAAGCTTTGATTAAAATAGAAGAGTCTAAACCGGAATTCGTATACCTTGACGCAATCCAAGTTCCAGTTAGAAGATCCTCACCTCGAAGAATTTTTGCTGGAATTAGTTTCTTTTTATTTGGAGCGATCATTTCAGTTTTACTTCTTTTAATAAGGAATTACAAGGATGTACTTATTTAG
- a CDS encoding lipid II flippase MurJ codes for MNSTLKKGIFKDTLLVSILSIFSQGVGFLMIIFVVRIYGVTNVTDAYYLALSFSDLIISIIIGGAMRLVLLPILIELKNSENYSEFLGQILLILVLFSLLMVAIALMVFESSLFSESISGEFKYIYWLLLILVPINIFFNYFNTIYTSEQKFGLFEVANTIRILTVLGFILFLNKSLGIYALVFGQLVGSSIALLVTIYKVNKTVKPRFIFKLRVHESIKQTFNLVAYGVAAFVLARFTPFVAKMLSAILGEGDVTIYSVSEKAIAIPSLLIGSTFTTVLTSHWMKLKTEQKNDEVIKTFNNTLSIITMLTVPITTGLFFLRENFVVLIYSDNTFSEQTIKDAALAFGILAITIVPNYVHSVAIRILHINKSLKLNFILALVGFLTSSFLMYILAVEFKLGLTGLVTGLLISNTLISATTLLYVKKHFIKLNVKYLLTNNVKVVLSTAVMWLMLHMLNKIITFTSSFLHVLVFSLVGILVYFCMNFLLKNSDLMELKKINRK; via the coding sequence ATGAATTCAACATTAAAAAAAGGTATTTTTAAAGATACACTTCTGGTTTCTATTCTAAGCATTTTTAGTCAAGGTGTAGGCTTTTTGATGATTATTTTTGTTGTTCGTATATACGGAGTAACAAATGTTACTGATGCTTACTATTTGGCTCTTTCTTTTTCCGATTTGATCATCAGTATCATTATTGGAGGAGCAATGAGATTGGTTTTACTTCCTATTTTAATTGAATTAAAAAATAGCGAAAACTACTCGGAATTTCTTGGTCAGATTTTACTTATACTGGTTTTGTTTTCTTTGCTAATGGTCGCTATTGCACTTATGGTATTTGAATCAAGCCTTTTTTCTGAGTCAATTTCAGGTGAATTCAAATACATATATTGGCTTTTGTTGATATTAGTTCCAATCAATATTTTTTTCAATTATTTCAATACTATTTATACTTCAGAACAAAAGTTTGGGTTATTCGAGGTTGCAAATACAATCAGGATTTTGACAGTATTAGGTTTTATTTTGTTCTTAAATAAAAGCCTTGGAATATATGCATTGGTATTTGGTCAACTGGTTGGGAGTTCGATTGCCTTATTAGTGACAATTTACAAGGTAAATAAAACGGTAAAACCAAGATTTATATTCAAATTAAGAGTTCACGAGTCGATTAAGCAGACTTTTAACCTTGTCGCCTATGGTGTTGCAGCATTTGTTCTTGCAAGATTCACGCCCTTTGTTGCAAAAATGCTTTCAGCCATTCTAGGCGAAGGAGATGTTACCATATACTCCGTTTCAGAAAAAGCGATTGCTATTCCAAGCCTATTAATAGGCAGTACTTTTACAACAGTTCTGACTTCACACTGGATGAAGTTAAAAACTGAACAAAAAAATGATGAAGTGATTAAGACTTTCAACAATACTTTGTCAATTATTACAATGTTAACAGTCCCTATTACTACTGGTTTGTTCTTCTTACGGGAGAATTTTGTGGTATTGATTTATTCTGATAACACCTTTTCTGAACAGACAATCAAGGATGCGGCACTAGCTTTTGGAATTCTAGCAATTACAATTGTGCCAAATTATGTTCATTCAGTTGCCATTAGAATTTTACATATCAATAAGTCTTTAAAGCTAAACTTTATTCTGGCTTTGGTTGGGTTCTTAACCAGCTCGTTTCTTATGTATATTCTTGCCGTAGAATTTAAACTGGGTCTAACAGGATTGGTTACTGGATTATTGATTAGCAACACCTTGATTTCAGCTACAACTCTGCTGTATGTTAAAAAGCATTTCATTAAGCTCAATGTAAAATATTTGCTAACTAACAACGTAAAAGTTGTACTAAGCACTGCTGTTATGTGGTTGATGCTCCATATGCTGAATAAGATTATTACATTCACAAGCTCGTTCCTACATGTATTGGTGTTCAGTTTAGTTGGGATATTGGTATATTTTTGCATGAATTTTTTACTGAAAAATTCTGACCTAATGGAATTGAAGAAAATAAATAGAAAATAA
- a CDS encoding class I SAM-dependent methyltransferase has protein sequence MENSFKEVEWSAEKISKFWDFIGSNTSSKDHYFSKMMGDGIINKARKSVPLKGKFLDMGCGPGFFTEHLLNAGIDFIAMDSSPDSITKLQERYPSVDSKVGSLDSIPTDDDCFDGIFLIEVMEHLGNDYLQVVLKELKRVIKKNGYLIATVPFAEDLRANHVVCPECDHHFHRMQHLQSYTEQKMSTLISNAGFEPVLVKALNFKDYKNKSINKFIRLAKKLPLGLDQSTPHLLTIARHP, from the coding sequence ATGGAAAATAGTTTTAAAGAAGTAGAATGGAGTGCTGAGAAAATATCAAAATTTTGGGATTTTATAGGGTCGAATACTTCATCCAAAGACCACTACTTTAGTAAGATGATGGGTGACGGGATAATTAATAAAGCAAGGAAGAGCGTCCCCCTGAAGGGAAAATTTCTGGATATGGGGTGTGGTCCTGGCTTTTTTACAGAGCATCTATTGAATGCAGGAATAGATTTCATCGCTATGGATTCATCTCCTGATTCTATCACAAAATTGCAAGAAAGGTATCCAAGCGTAGATTCAAAAGTTGGAAGCTTGGATAGCATTCCAACAGATGATGATTGTTTCGATGGAATTTTTTTGATAGAGGTTATGGAACATCTTGGAAATGACTATTTACAAGTTGTTCTGAAAGAGTTGAAGCGTGTCATTAAAAAAAATGGTTATTTGATTGCAACTGTACCTTTTGCTGAAGACTTAAGAGCAAACCATGTTGTTTGTCCGGAATGTGATCATCATTTTCATAGAATGCAGCATTTGCAAAGCTATACTGAGCAAAAAATGAGTACTTTAATTAGTAATGCAGGATTTGAACCTGTTTTAGTAAAAGCTTTGAATTTTAAGGACTATAAGAATAAGAGCATTAATAAATTTATAAGGCTAGCCAAGAAGTTGCCGCTTGGATTGGATCAAAGCACTCCTCACCTCCTTACAATAGCTAGACACCCCTGA
- a CDS encoding histidinol-phosphate transaminase produces the protein METINKSVYYKLKELKDNAGTHSPSINTILENIPEIDLRIDACYLSNPYATDLFISHFDSDLVKSNKLREVLEFYPSQNNNISYKLGDFLDIDHENIFIGNGAVEIIQAVIHNFSKRIIVNIPTFSSYYEFAKPDQEVIFYQLDKNDNYRLDIEDYIQFVKEKKPDTVVIINPNNPDGSYLTSEEMEVLVKELKDVKNLIIDESFIHFAYEEDSLQMIKAVDFFRENKNVIVIKSMSKDFGIAGIRAGYAIMPLEKRNYLLENGFLWNSNGLAEYFFQLYVNKNFQLEYDEVRRRYIRDTQKFYQDLLVLPGIKVYPTKANFVLIELLNGMSSFEFVSKLLIEYGIYVRTCDDKIGLEGQFLRIGSRTFEENEQIVSSLQSILTI, from the coding sequence TTGGAAACAATTAATAAGAGCGTTTATTATAAGCTAAAGGAGCTAAAGGATAATGCTGGAACACACTCTCCCAGTATTAACACTATTCTTGAAAATATTCCAGAAATTGATTTGAGAATTGATGCTTGCTATCTTTCTAATCCCTATGCTACAGACTTATTCATTTCTCATTTTGATTCGGATCTTGTCAAATCCAATAAACTTCGGGAAGTATTAGAATTTTATCCCTCTCAGAATAATAATATATCTTACAAATTGGGAGATTTTCTTGATATTGATCATGAAAATATTTTTATCGGGAATGGAGCCGTTGAAATTATTCAAGCTGTGATCCATAATTTTTCTAAGAGGATAATTGTAAATATTCCTACTTTTTCATCCTATTATGAATTTGCTAAGCCTGATCAAGAAGTTATATTCTATCAGCTGGATAAAAATGACAATTATAGACTTGACATAGAAGATTATATTCAGTTTGTTAAGGAAAAAAAACCAGACACAGTTGTAATAATCAATCCCAATAATCCAGATGGGAGCTATTTAACCTCTGAGGAGATGGAAGTTCTTGTTAAAGAACTTAAGGATGTAAAAAACTTAATCATAGATGAAAGTTTTATCCATTTCGCTTACGAGGAAGATAGCTTGCAAATGATAAAGGCTGTTGACTTTTTTAGAGAGAATAAAAATGTTATCGTCATTAAAAGCATGTCCAAAGATTTTGGAATAGCTGGTATTAGAGCGGGCTATGCAATCATGCCTTTAGAAAAAAGAAATTACCTACTTGAGAATGGTTTTCTTTGGAATTCTAATGGCTTAGCTGAATATTTCTTTCAACTTTATGTTAATAAGAATTTTCAATTGGAATACGATGAAGTACGAAGAAGATATATCCGGGACACACAAAAGTTCTATCAGGATTTATTAGTGCTTCCTGGAATCAAAGTTTATCCGACAAAAGCTAATTTTGTTTTGATAGAGCTATTAAATGGGATGAGTTCGTTTGAATTCGTTTCTAAATTGCTCATTGAGTATGGAATTTATGTCCGAACTTGCGATGATAAGATTGGTCTGGAAGGTCAGTTCTTAAGGATTGGAAGTAGAACCTTTGAAGAGAATGAACAAATTGTTTCTTCCTTACAGAGTATCTTGACCATTTGA
- a CDS encoding ParB N-terminal domain-containing protein, with amino-acid sequence MNNTQLELDYNPILGFKLLKHSELKPHERVVTERFSKLTDYLKSLSPYVIIPSILVNIEDNVIIDGHHRFHALVSLGFEKVPVTYINYQLDMIVTDLEGNKVLKSEILEAGNSGNLLEPKTSFHHVRDKNEGFHPIILLSTLYSEINSLHAHSTEV; translated from the coding sequence ATGAATAATACACAATTAGAGCTGGATTATAATCCAATTTTAGGATTTAAACTTCTGAAACATTCAGAACTCAAACCACATGAAAGAGTGGTGACTGAAAGGTTTAGCAAATTGACTGATTACCTTAAATCATTGTCACCTTATGTTATAATCCCATCGATTTTAGTAAACATTGAAGATAATGTGATAATAGATGGTCACCACAGGTTTCATGCATTGGTTTCATTGGGTTTTGAGAAGGTACCGGTTACGTATATCAATTATCAACTTGATATGATTGTGACTGATTTAGAAGGTAATAAAGTATTGAAGTCTGAAATTTTGGAAGCTGGTAATTCAGGAAATTTACTTGAACCAAAAACATCTTTTCATCACGTAAGAGATAAAAACGAAGGGTTTCATCCTATTATATTGCTGTCTACACTTTATTCGGAGATAAATTCACTTCATGCTCACTCGACTGAAGTCTAG
- the pseB gene encoding UDP-N-acetylglucosamine 4,6-dehydratase (inverting): protein MDLNSRSILITGGTGSLGKALTNHILTNYPNIERLVIYSRDEQKQFQMAQDYPQSKYPQIRFFIGDVRDKERLIRAFKGVDMVIHAAAMKHVPIAEYNPDECIKTNIVGAQNVIHASLETNVQNVVALSTDKACAPINLYGATKLTSDKLFVAANNIKGDNPIRFSVVRYGNVMGSNGSVIPFFLNKRKEGILPITDTNMTRFNISLQGGVDMVMHALDLAWGGELFVPKIPSYKILDVAEAIGPECEKPVVGIRPGEKVHEEMITASDSFYTYDLGKYYAIIPATLSWDLNEFIKTFKAEKVQEGFSYSSGENTEWETVETLRNLIKEHVDPEFKV, encoded by the coding sequence ATGGATTTGAATTCAAGATCAATATTAATAACAGGAGGCACTGGGTCGCTTGGCAAAGCTTTGACTAATCATATTCTTACAAATTACCCAAACATTGAAAGGCTGGTGATCTATAGTAGGGATGAACAAAAGCAGTTTCAAATGGCTCAAGACTACCCACAGTCAAAGTATCCGCAAATTCGTTTTTTTATAGGTGATGTTAGAGATAAGGAGCGTTTGATTAGGGCATTTAAGGGTGTTGATATGGTCATTCATGCTGCAGCAATGAAACATGTGCCAATAGCTGAATATAATCCTGATGAATGCATTAAAACAAACATTGTAGGAGCACAAAATGTAATTCATGCTTCGTTGGAAACGAATGTTCAAAATGTTGTTGCTCTTTCTACCGATAAGGCCTGTGCACCTATAAATTTGTACGGAGCAACTAAGCTTACATCTGATAAACTATTTGTAGCAGCAAATAATATTAAGGGAGACAACCCTATTCGATTTTCTGTTGTAAGATACGGAAATGTAATGGGGTCGAACGGATCAGTGATTCCGTTTTTTCTAAACAAAAGAAAAGAGGGAATACTACCAATCACTGATACCAATATGACAAGGTTTAACATATCACTTCAAGGAGGAGTTGATATGGTTATGCATGCTCTGGACTTGGCTTGGGGAGGGGAGTTATTTGTTCCAAAAATTCCATCATACAAAATTCTTGATGTAGCAGAAGCAATAGGTCCTGAATGTGAGAAGCCAGTCGTTGGAATTCGTCCTGGGGAAAAGGTTCACGAAGAAATGATAACAGCCTCAGATTCCTTTTATACCTATGATCTAGGAAAGTATTATGCAATTATTCCAGCTACACTCTCATGGGATTTAAACGAATTTATTAAAACATTCAAAGCAGAAAAGGTTCAAGAGGGATTTAGCTACTCTTCCGGTGAAAATACAGAATGGGAGACCGTTGAGACACTTAGGAACTTGATAAAGGAACATGTTGATCCAGAATTCAAGGTATGA
- the pseC gene encoding UDP-4-amino-4,6-dideoxy-N-acetyl-beta-L-altrosamine transaminase translates to MKKRSIPYGKQQITDQDVKAVVEALTSDFLTQGPRIKEFEVEFAKYVESDFAVAVSNGTAALHLSALSLDLRPGQKVITSPITFSASANCIQYCGAEVVFVDIDPETYLLDLDKVTELLKKSSENEFVGIIPVDLAGRAVDLQRLREIADEYSLWIIEDSCHAPGGFFVDNQSKKQFCGNGSFADMSIFSFHPVKHIAAGEGGMITTNDEKLYNRLLDLRTHGITKNPNRFVNEQSLAVGKQHTSPDWPEWYMEMQELGYNYRLTDFQAALGQSQLKRADEGVAKRREIAAQYYKSFEGKSFILGQSGIVYGHAYHLYVIEVNDRLGLYNYLRTKDIYCQIHYIPVHLMPYYGKLGWKKGDLPHAENYYKSCLSLPMFPSLTEEEQAFVIDTICKYYNE, encoded by the coding sequence ATGAAAAAAAGAAGTATTCCTTATGGCAAACAGCAAATCACAGATCAAGATGTAAAAGCAGTTGTTGAAGCACTTACTTCAGATTTTTTAACTCAGGGCCCACGCATTAAGGAATTTGAAGTCGAGTTTGCCAAATATGTTGAGTCTGATTTTGCAGTAGCAGTATCTAATGGAACTGCTGCTTTACATCTTTCAGCACTGTCGTTGGATTTAAGACCAGGACAGAAGGTAATTACCTCTCCGATTACATTTTCGGCCTCAGCAAATTGTATCCAATATTGTGGTGCAGAAGTTGTTTTTGTGGACATTGACCCTGAAACATATCTTTTGGATTTGGATAAAGTAACTGAGTTGCTGAAGAAATCATCTGAAAATGAATTTGTGGGAATTATTCCGGTTGATTTGGCAGGTAGAGCTGTTGATCTACAACGATTGAGAGAAATAGCTGACGAATATAGTTTATGGATCATTGAGGATTCTTGCCATGCTCCAGGGGGATTTTTCGTTGATAATCAGAGCAAAAAGCAATTTTGCGGGAATGGGTCATTTGCTGATATGTCTATATTTTCATTTCATCCCGTAAAACATATTGCCGCTGGAGAAGGAGGCATGATTACTACGAATGATGAAAAACTATACAATAGGCTATTGGACCTTCGAACCCATGGAATCACAAAAAATCCTAATCGATTTGTAAACGAACAAAGCCTAGCTGTAGGTAAGCAACATACGTCACCTGACTGGCCCGAATGGTATATGGAGATGCAAGAGTTGGGTTACAATTATAGACTCACAGATTTTCAGGCTGCTCTAGGACAAAGTCAACTGAAACGTGCAGATGAAGGTGTAGCCAAAAGAAGAGAAATAGCTGCACAATATTATAAATCATTTGAAGGAAAATCCTTTATTCTGGGGCAGTCAGGAATTGTATATGGTCATGCGTACCATTTGTACGTCATAGAAGTGAACGATCGACTTGGTCTATATAATTATTTAAGAACTAAAGATATTTATTGTCAGATTCACTATATCCCAGTCCACTTGATGCCATATTACGGGAAATTGGGTTGGAAAAAAGGAGATCTCCCACATGCTGAGAATTATTACAAATCATGCTTGAGTCTACCAATGTTTCCCTCATTGACTGAAGAAGAACAGGCCTTTGTTATTGACACAATTTGTAAATATTACAATGAGTAA